The Bradyrhizobium guangxiense genomic sequence ATAGATCACCGGCGGCGGACCGGCGGGGCGGCCATAGCGGGGATCGTCGGGCGACATCACCGGGCCCTGGGGCGGCGCGGCCGAATAGACCGGCGGAGCACCGGCCGGACGGCCATAGCGCGGATCGTCCGGCGACATCACCGGACCCTGCGGAGCGGCCGAATAGACTGGAGGAGCGCCCGCCGGGCGGCCATAACGCGGATCGTCGGCCGGGCCGGGCGGCGGCAGCGATGCGTGCGGCATCGCGTCCTCGTCATCGTCCAGCGCGTCGAAATTCGGCGTGCGGTCGCCGGGCCGATATTCGGCCGGGGCGCCGTAGCTGGGGGCCTGCTGGACCGGATAGCTCTGAGCCTGCACGAGCGAGGTTCCCGCCGCAGCGACTGTTGCGGCAGCGCATATCGTCAGAAAATGTTTGATCATCATCGCTCTTGTATAGCCCCGGGGCCCCATAAGGACCGTTAACGGCCAGATGGCCGAAGATAGCGGCACATTCAAGACATATCCGGCCTATTTGCGCCGGATTTGCCGATTTGTGATCCGCAAGACTACCGTTGCCCCGTTGCATCACGGGGCCGAAATCGCATTGCGCCGTGGATTGCCGGACGCATCGCCTCCGAATTTAACGGAACGGGGCAGAATCGTTGCGGTATGTTCGAATCAGCCTGATTCGCCTCCACTTTGAGCTCCGCGCGGCGAACGCGGCAAACAGTACCGTCACCGCGTTCAGATGGCTCATGGGCCCTGGCACCGCCGGGGCGGAAATTCGTAATCCGTCAATGCTTCCCGGCTTTCGCTTCCTGTTTGCCGCGATCTTGCTGTCAACCTCCATCCTGGTGTTCGGCCTGGGCGCCGCCGCGCTGCTGCGGGCGAGCCATGAGCAGTATGTCAGCAACCCCTCCTGGCGGAACGGCCCGCAGGAGCAGATGTTCGCACAAGCCCCCGAGCCGGCCCAGCCGGTGCTCGCGGTGCTCCGTGCCGAGCCGGAGGTGACCGCCGAGCCCGAGCCGTCGGTACGCGACCAGATACCGACCATCGGCTTGCCGGCAAGCGGGCCTGAGCAGCTCGCCGCCCTGACGACCGAGGCCGAGGTCCAGCCGCAGGTCATCGCTCCGCCTCCGGCTGAAGTGGCGGCGGTCGAGCCCGCCACGGCCGAGACCACGGCGGAAGCGGCTGCCCCGGCACCCGCCGATACGCTCACTCCGGCCGACACCACCGCATCGATTCCCGACCCCAAGCCTGACTTGAAGCCTGCCCCTGTCGCGAGCGCCGGCGAGCCGGCGTCCACCGCCGCCCTCGCCTCCTCGGCGCTCGATGTCGCCGCAGCCAGGCTGGCTGCCCTGAACGATCCGGCGACCACGGCCGTGAAGGATGCGCCTGTGAAGGCCAAGGCCGATCGCAAGCCGGACAGCAGCAAGGCGGACGACAAGGCGCGCAAGGCGCAGGCCAAGAAACGGCACCGCGTGGTGCGGCGTCCGCCGCCTCAGCAGTTGCAGCAGCAGCTCGATCCGTTCGGGCAGCCGCAGCAGACTTTCGCGACGACGACGCGCACGCGGTGACCTTCCTCCCTCTCCCCGCTTGCGGGGCGAGGGAGTGGACGGTCATCGGGGCTGTGATCTTACGCCGGTCCGGTCGCAATAGCCGGGCCGCCCTCCTGGCCCCATTCCGACCACGAGCCGTCATAGAGCGCGGTGTCGGTGATCCCCAGGCGGTAGAGCGCGAGCGTCAGCACGCCAGCGGAGACGCCGGAGCCGCAGCTGGTCACGATCGGCGCATCTAGCTTGACGCCGGCATTGCTGAAGGCGGCGCGCAGATCATCGAGCGGCTTCATCTCGCCGGTCGCGGCATCGAACAGCAGATTGTAGGGCACGTTGCGGGCGCCGGGGATGTGGCCGGAGCGGATGCCCGCGCGCGGCTCGGGCGCACGGCCCTCGAAGCGATCGGCGGCGCGGGCGTCGATCACCTGCTCCTTGCGGCTTTCGACGTTGGTGATGAGCTGCTGCATGCTGCGTACGCGTTTTGAATCGTAGCTCGCCTTGAACGTCGCCGGCTTCGGCGTCACCTCGCCGCTCTCCACGGGGCGCCCCTCGGCACGCCACTTCTTCAGGCCGCCGTTGAGGATGCGCACATTGCCATGGCCGAAGGCCAGGAACATCCACCACGCACGCGGCGCGGCGACCCAGCCGCCGGCATCGTAGAGCACCACGGTGTCGTTGTTACCGATGCCGAGATTGCCGACGTCGCGGCCGAACTGCTCGGCGCTCGGATACATGTGCGGCAGCGGGTTGGAATGGTCCGACACCGCATCGACGTCGAAGAACACAGCACCCGGCAGATGCGCGGCGAGATAATCGTCCTTCGGCAGCGGCAGCACGCCCGGCAGCTTGAAGCTTGCATCGAGGATCCTGACGTTGGCATCACCCATATGGGCGGCGAGCCATTCGGTGGAAACGAGGGGGTCGGTGGCGGCCATTAGTCTTTTCCTGGTGGTCATTCCGGGGCGCCCGGCGGGCGAACCCGGAATCCATCGAGCGGCTGAATTGGTGGATGAATGGATTCCGGGCTCGCAACTTCGTCGCGCCCCGGAATGACGGATGAGAGAGCGAGACTTCTCACCCCTTCTTCTTCGGCTCCCACTGCTCCGTCGGACCACCGGCGTCGCGCCAGGCGGCGTAGCCGCCGGCGATGTGGGCGACCGGCTTGAGACCCATGTCCTGCGCGGTCTTGGCAGCGAGCGCGGAGCGCAGGCCGCCGGCGCAGTGAAAGACGAACTTCTTGTCCTCCTGGAAGATCGGCTTGGCGTAGGGGCTCTGCGGATCGATCCAGAACTCCAGCATGCCGCGGGTGCAGGCGAAGGCGCCTGGGATGCGGCCGTCCCGCTCGATCTCGCGGGGATCGCGGATGTCGACGATGACGACATCGCCGTTCTTGGAGATCTCGATCGCGTCCTTGGCGGTGAGCGTCTCGATCTCGGCATTGGCCTCGTCGATCAGCGCCTTGATGCCGCGGGTGATGGTCTGGGGCATGGGTCTTCCCTTCTTCTCTTCCGTCGTTCCGGGGCGATGCGAAGCATCGAACCCGGAACCTCGATCGTCACACTCCATCTCGAGATTCCGGATCGGCCGCCTTGCGGCCGTCCGGAATGACGGTGGATAGCGCTAGTGCGTCAATTCCTTCATCGCGCCTTCCAGCCCTTCGATCGTGATCGGGTACATGCGATTGGCGAAGATGCGTTTGATGATGGTGGTGGATTCCGAATAGTCCCAATGCTTCTGCTGCACCGGGTTCAGCCACACCGCGTGCGGATAGGTGCGGATGATGCGGTCGAGCCAGACCGAGCCGGGCTCCTCGTTGACGTGCTCGACCGAGCCGCCGGGCACCATGATCTCGTAAGGCGACATCGAGGCGTCGCCGACGAACACGACCTTGTAGTCGTGCGGGTATTTGTGCAGCACGTCCCAGGTCGGGGTGCGGTCGGTGAAGCGGCGCTTGTTCTGCTTCCACACGCCCTCATAGAGGCAGTTGTGGAAGTAGAAATACTCCATGTGCTTGAATTCGCTCTTGGCCGCCGAGAACAGCTCCTCGACCTGCTCGATATGCGCATCCATCGAGCCGCCGATGTCGAAGAACACCAGCAGCTTCACCGCATTGCGCCGCTCGGGGCGCATGTGCACGTCGAGATAGCCGTGGTTGGCGGTCTCGCGGATGGTGGTGTCGAGATCGAGCTCGTCGGGCGCGCCGGTGCGCGCGAATTTGCGCAGGCGTCGCAGCGCGACCTTGATGTTGCGGATACCGAGCTCGACATTGCCGTCGAGGTCTTTGAACTCGCGCTTGTCCCACACCTTCACGGCGCGGTTGTTGCGGTTCTTCTCCTGGCCGATGCGGACGCCCTCGGGGTTGTAACCGTGGGCGCCGAACGGCGAAGTGCCGGCGGTGCCGATCCATTTCGAGCCGCCCTGGTGCCGGCCCTTCTGCTCCTCGAGGCGCTTCTTCAGGGTCTCCATGAGCTTGTCCCAGCCCATGGCCTCGATCTGCTTCTTCTCTTCCTCGGTCAGGTATTTTTCGGCGAGCTTCTTCAGCCACTCCTCGGGGATCTCCGCCTTCTCCATGGCGTCGAGCAGGTTTTCCAGCCCCTTGAAGACAGTGCCAAAGACGCGGTCGAACTTGTCGAGATTGCGCTCGTCCTTCACCAGCGAGGCGCGCGACAGATAGTAGAAATTCTCGACCGTGTAGTCCGCAAGGTCAGCGTCGAGCGCCTCCATCAGCGTGAGGTATTCGCGCAGCGTCACGGGGACCTGCGCGTCGCGCAGAGAGGTGAAGAATTGCAGGAACATGGGTGACAGATTGCCCGTCAGGTGGCCGACGTCAAGGGGCGGAGGCCGCCGCAGGACGCTGGACCGGCAAGCATTTTGCTCTAGAATTGGGGGCCTCAAGGGGCTGTTTTGGGGACGTTTGCAATGGGAATTCTCGCAGCGCTCATCATCGGCGCGATCGCCGGCTGGCTTGCCGGCAAGATTGTCCACGGGGCGGGATTTGGACTGATCGGCAACATCGTCGTCGGCATCATCGGCGCGCTGGTCGCGAGCTGGGTGCTGCCGCAGCTGCATATTGCGCTCGCCACCGGCACGTTAGGGGCCATCGTGGACGCCACCATCGGCGCGGTGATTGTGCTCGTCATCCTTTCGCTGATAAGACGGGTCTGAAAGCCTGACCGAACCAGGAACGGCCGCCCTGCGCGGCCGTTCCCAGTCGCGACCGGGGCCGGCGCCGCGCCGATGATATTTGAGGACACGCAATGAAATTTACTGGCACCAAGGACTATGTTGCGACCGACGATCTCAAGGTCGCCGTCAATGCCTCGATCGTGCTGGAACGCCCGCTCTTGGTGAAGGGCGAGCCCGGCACCGGCAAGACGGTGCTGGCGGAGGAAGTGGCGAAGGCGCTGAACGCGCCGCTTCTGACCTGGCACATCAAGTCCACCACCAAGGCGCAGCAGGGCCTCTACGAATACGACGCGGTGTCGCGCCTGCGCGACAGCCAGCTCGGCGATGCCAGGGTCTCCGACATCAAGAACTACATCAAGCGCGGCAAGCTGTGGGAGGCCTTCACCGCCGAGCAGCGCCCGGTGCTCTTGATCGACGAGATCGACAAGGCCGATATCGAATTCCCGAACGATTTGCTGCTCGAGCTCGATCGCATGGAATTCCATGTCTACGAGACCGGCGAGACGATCAAGGCGAAGCAGCGCCCGATCATGATGATCACCTCCAACAACGAGAAGGAGCTGCCGGACGCTTTTCTCCGCCGCTGCTTCTTCCACTACATCAAGTTCCCCGACGCCGACACGATGGGCCGCATCGTCGACGTCCACTTCCCCGGCATCAAGAAGCGCCTGGTCGAGGAGGCGCTGCGCATCTTCTTCGAGGTGCGCGAGGTCCCCGGCCTGAAGAAGAAACCCTCGACCTCGGAGCTGCTCGACTGGCTCAAGCTGCTGCTCAACGAGGACATGAGCGTCGAGCAATTGAGGGAACGGGATCCGCGAAAACTGATCCCGCCGCTGCACGGTGCGCTCCTCAAGAACGAGCAGGACGTGCATCTGTTCGAGCGGCTGGCTTTCTTGAGCCGACGGGAAGTGTGAGCCTCGGGTTCGCGCGCGATAGCGCCCCGCTGTCGCTTCAAACATTGGTGTCATTTCCCCGCGAAGGCGGGGAATCTAGTACGCCGCGGCTTCCAAGCTCAATCACAACTGCCTCTGGAATACTGGATCGCCCGGTCAAAGCCGGGCGATGACAGCGAGAGTGTGGCACGCGCCTGCCTTCCCGTCGTCATTGCGAGCACAGCGAAGTTCGTAGGGTGGGTTAGCGTCAGCATAATCCACCTCTTTCGTTTCCCCGTCGACAGAAGTGGTGGGTTACGCTGACGCTAACCCACCCTACGGCTCCTTGCTTCTTGGCTGGTCCGCGGGCTACGCTAAATCGCTTTCAGCTTTTGTCCGCCATTCTTCCATCGATTCGAGAATGATTGTTGCGGGCCAGCTTGGATGAGCCTCCTTCTTGCCGGACCACGTCAAGTGAACTTCGGCCACTCTTCCATCGTCCAGTGAGACAAGAACGTCGTCACGGTCATCTCGCCTGGCATCCACCTTGATCTCCAAACCGGCAAGCGGGTGCCGATCACCGATCTCCCTCCTCAACTCCTCTTCGAGAAGAAGGCGTTCTCGTTCATCGATGATCTGACGCCAGGGCTCAATCACCTCACGCCATCGCCGCGTCCGGGATGCGTGCCGCTTCCATCGGCGCCTTGCCGCGGATGAGGTCCGAGGCGCGGTCGGCGATCATCATGGTGGAGGCATTCAAATTTGCCGAGATCATGCGCGGCATGACGGAGGCGTCGATGACACGGAGACCTTCGAGGCCGTGGACGC encodes the following:
- the sseA gene encoding 3-mercaptopyruvate sulfurtransferase; this encodes MAATDPLVSTEWLAAHMGDANVRILDASFKLPGVLPLPKDDYLAAHLPGAVFFDVDAVSDHSNPLPHMYPSAEQFGRDVGNLGIGNNDTVVLYDAGGWVAAPRAWWMFLAFGHGNVRILNGGLKKWRAEGRPVESGEVTPKPATFKASYDSKRVRSMQQLITNVESRKEQVIDARAADRFEGRAPEPRAGIRSGHIPGARNVPYNLLFDAATGEMKPLDDLRAAFSNAGVKLDAPIVTSCGSGVSAGVLTLALYRLGITDTALYDGSWSEWGQEGGPAIATGPA
- a CDS encoding rhodanese-like domain-containing protein, with translation MPQTITRGIKALIDEANAEIETLTAKDAIEISKNGDVVIVDIRDPREIERDGRIPGAFACTRGMLEFWIDPQSPYAKPIFQEDKKFVFHCAGGLRSALAAKTAQDMGLKPVAHIAGGYAAWRDAGGPTEQWEPKKKG
- a CDS encoding vWA domain-containing protein, translated to MFLQFFTSLRDAQVPVTLREYLTLMEALDADLADYTVENFYYLSRASLVKDERNLDKFDRVFGTVFKGLENLLDAMEKAEIPEEWLKKLAEKYLTEEEKKQIEAMGWDKLMETLKKRLEEQKGRHQGGSKWIGTAGTSPFGAHGYNPEGVRIGQEKNRNNRAVKVWDKREFKDLDGNVELGIRNIKVALRRLRKFARTGAPDELDLDTTIRETANHGYLDVHMRPERRNAVKLLVFFDIGGSMDAHIEQVEELFSAAKSEFKHMEYFYFHNCLYEGVWKQNKRRFTDRTPTWDVLHKYPHDYKVVFVGDASMSPYEIMVPGGSVEHVNEEPGSVWLDRIIRTYPHAVWLNPVQQKHWDYSESTTIIKRIFANRMYPITIEGLEGAMKELTH
- a CDS encoding GlsB/YeaQ/YmgE family stress response membrane protein, which encodes MGILAALIIGAIAGWLAGKIVHGAGFGLIGNIVVGIIGALVASWVLPQLHIALATGTLGAIVDATIGAVIVLVILSLIRRV
- a CDS encoding AAA family ATPase, which translates into the protein MKFTGTKDYVATDDLKVAVNASIVLERPLLVKGEPGTGKTVLAEEVAKALNAPLLTWHIKSTTKAQQGLYEYDAVSRLRDSQLGDARVSDIKNYIKRGKLWEAFTAEQRPVLLIDEIDKADIEFPNDLLLELDRMEFHVYETGETIKAKQRPIMMITSNNEKELPDAFLRRCFFHYIKFPDADTMGRIVDVHFPGIKKRLVEEALRIFFEVREVPGLKKKPSTSELLDWLKLLLNEDMSVEQLRERDPRKLIPPLHGALLKNEQDVHLFERLAFLSRREV